A stretch of DNA from Triticum dicoccoides isolate Atlit2015 ecotype Zavitan chromosome 2A, WEW_v2.0, whole genome shotgun sequence:
GCTTCCGTAAGAGGTACGGatgtgcctctcgaaaacggaaaaaaacacgttttctcttcttttttcttgtgCTAGAGGTACGCTTTTGCTTCCATGAGAGGTATGGCTTTGCTTCTGCGAGAAGCACGGCTGTGCCTCTTGAAAacggaaaaaacacgtttttttacgagaagcacggttttgcttctgcgagaggcacggttgtgcctctcagaaacaaaaaaaatgtgttttctcttttttttcatgagatgcatggttttgctttcacgagaggtatggttttgcttccgcgagaggcacggccatgcctctcggaaacggaaaaaacatgttttatctttttttccttccatgagaggcacgattttgcttctgcgagaggcatggttttgcttccacgagaggcacggtcatGCATCTCGAAACCtctcaaaaaaaatgtgttttctcttctttcttttttccatGAGAGGCACGATCTTACTTCCGCGAGAGGCAGCGGCttttgaaaaagaaaaggaaaacatgcTCCAAGTCCGGTATTTTTGctcggttttttcatgaaaaaaagtttaTTAAAACCTATCAGCATgaatctagttttaaagatctgaACGTAAGGAATCTAACGGTGAAAATGGTTCGAGATTTGAACGCACGGGTTAAGAGATAAATcgttttgaataaatggatctagGAAAAAAGAGTCTTGTCCCGACTTAAAAAGGTGgaagtgatttttatgaaagtactttctcaattagtgatttcgcacAGCAATTTCCGGCGCTCCACCCCAGATCGATTTCTTTCACGACCACctttttttttagacaaacctATCAAACAAGAAATACCACGGCCCAGCTTAAATAAGCGGCCCAGTACAGTAGTACACTAGAAATCCAGGTCCAGACGAGCGAGCCCATCCGCACAAGCTTCGGCGAGCCGGCAGAATCCTCGTCCAGTCCGACAACCAAGCCGGCTAATAACTGTCGTAACCATACCATTCCTTGCTTGGTCAGTCATCTTCAACCTCCAGATCCGCGTTTGGCAAGCGAGTCGCACAAGGGAGGGTTGTGATCCGATGGGGGCGGTGGTGACCGCGGTGATCGCGATCGCTGCGGTGGTGCTGGGCTGGATCACCATCGAGATGGCCTGCAAGCCCTGCCTCGAGACCGGCCGCCGCGCCATGGACCGTGCCCTCGACCCCAACTACGACCCCGACGACTCCCCCGCAGCCAACTCCACCGCGCCACCCACTAGGGAGCCGCTACTCGCCGACCTCtctgcctccgccgccgcgccagcCAAGGCCATCTGATGCGTTTCTTGCTCAGCGTCGTCAGTGCACCAGTGCTAGGCTTCCTTTCATCCTTACTCCAGCCATGTTTGTCTATCTATGAGTTTGCGTGTTTGGTTCTTGTGGCTTTTGTTATTACAGTATGTGACAAGAACTTGCTTTATGTTATGACATGTTATGAAATGAGATATGGTGGTGATCTGTATATAGGATGCCCTGTATATGCGATCCTGAATTCCTGATTGAGACTTCCAGATTTCTATGCAAAGCAGATGATACCTTGATCTACATTTCTGAATTGGCATTTCAGTATGTCATGCGAGCACGGTGTGCATTGCAATGTACTGTACATACATGTCAAGAATAAAATCTGTGGGACAATATATATGATTACATTGGAAACATTTCGAGATTGGTACCGTGTGTGAGGTCAATCATCCAATGGTGTTGCCTCGTTTTCTGTCTCATCATCATCCACGATGTTGTCATTTTCGTCGGCTGGAGTTTCAGGATCAGTCTCCATCTGTTCTTGTTCTGCATCATTTGGGTCGCCATCCACGTCGCCGTACACCTGAGAGCTTACCACATGCCCATGCAAATCCTTGTGCTTCAGATTACCTATCAAAAATGGAGAAAAGTAGTTGGCATTGCTGAAAATCGTAGATCCAAATGAGATATGGCTGAtagtgttgtactccctccgtctcaaaataagtgactcaactttgtactaagtttagtacaaagttagtacaaagttgagtcacttattttgggacggagggagtagtatactaACTAGCTAACTGCAGTCTGTGTATAGCTAGGCATAGTTGTGAAGAAATTGCAAATCAGATCAATGTTTACCAATCCAGCAACGCTCCACATTAGAGCAGTGTTCCAGGAGGGCCTTCACTTGGAAGAGAAACCGCTCCATGGATCTCTTTGTGGCAGGTATCTTGCTCGTGATCATTGTTCGCTTGTAACCCTAAACAAGATCGAAATACTTTTCTAAGCATGGAACACATAATTTATGGTATGAACATCGATGATCAAATATTATCGATTGTGCCTGGTGAGAATTAAAAGGCTACCAATTCTACCTTTGCCTCTGCACATATAGTTTGGATTATTCTTGTTGCTTTCTGAAGTTCTTTTATCTGCATAAGTTTTACTTGTCAGTACTAACAGTAAACAGCCACTGTAATTTGGCAGGACAAAAGGCAGCTATTGAGTGGGGCTAAAAGAAGTAaataacaaatactccctccgtaaagaaatataagagtgtttagatcactaaagtagtgatctgaacgttcttatatttctttacagagggagtaacattTACAGTTATTTACCATTTTAACTATATCGCCGCCATGTTGCCCAAATTGCGTCTCTAGAAAGTTGAAGGCTGCAGCAAAAATAAAAAGGAGCGTTAAACTGAACATGTTTTCACTCAAAGGCAGCAATAAGAATACACCTAATGAAAGTATATGAAAGCTTATCAATTCACAGATTCTCACCTTTAAGAAATGCATCAATGAATCGCCCCCCATATTTAACTGCCATTGCATGCATAGCAACCTATATTTTGTGATTCGATGTGAGATGCATCATTTTCAACCAGCAGTCTCATACATCACAGTACACCATTTCCATTGCATCAGGTGATCAATTATATTAGTATCTCTACACGAGTGACTTCATTGCAACTTACCTTCTCGTGAATCTTACATATATTTGTCAGAGAAACAAACACTTTTACTGATTTGAAAATATCATCCATAACGTTTTCCACTCCTACTCCTGATTGTGATGTAGTCTTCAAGGCTTGCTTGACCTGGAGAAGAGGGAAGAAATTGCTCAAACATTAAGGGATACTTTTTAATATGTTTAGAAACAGCAATGTAACATAGTGCTGACAGTAGAGTAAATATTAGCTAAGTGTAATATGTGTAACTAAACAACTTACCATCTTGTTAAAATTCCCAAGATTCTCCTCATGCTGCATTAGTAACCCAAAAAATACAAGAGAAAACAAATAAATATCGGATATTTGAAAATGCTCTGGACATCAGATACTTACCAGCACACGGTACCAGGAGTGGAAGGTGGAAGAACACAATGTTGGAAACCCATGCGACAGTTCTTGGGTAGTACTTTTACTTTTGAGCGAAGCTACCTTCAATGAtggaataaaattctaaaaatgagtGTTCCAAGGCGAAAAGAACAACAACCCAACTGATATCGACTCTGATAACATGACCCAACAAATCGAGATGGACCACCTGAGGCAACACCGAGCAAGCCAGCTCATCAAGCAGAACTGAAGTCGACTCACTATTCCTGAGGTATATTTGTAATATCCTTGGTATAAGATCACCCTGACAAGCAATAAACATGGAACTTGTTAGCCTCTTAGGAATTAGTCGTGCATGCTTATAGGCATTGCACATTTATATGTTAAAAAGTGTTTTAGCTTACTTTACTCTGCCATCCATTTTCAGTATCTTCATTAGGGAAATCAGAAGTTAGCAGCTTATGAGCTGATAACCTAAGCTGCTTCTTTACAAAGGGAATAATCTCTTTGGAGCATCCTACATGCATATTCTTCCCATTTGATTCCCCAGATTTTTCCAACAGCATGATGATGGAATTTAAAATAGATTGCATGGTAATTAGCACGTCAGAGGCCAAAATGTGTGAGAACAAACACACTGCAGTAAGACATGGTATTGAGATTAGGAAAAAGGTCACACTGCAGTAAGACATGGAGAATCACTTTGGCAGTTGGCACAGATTGCAACTGCTGATTACCTGCATCCATAATAGCCTCAAACATTTTAAATGCCCCACAGTACAGATAATCAACATTACTAGGGACCAGAGGTGGACGGAACTCAGAAAGATCATCATCGAAATTTTCAGTTGGCTGGAAAGTCTGTAGCAGCTCCTTCAGAGCTGACATATTTGCTTGATTCAATAGATCTGGCGTGCCAAGTAGCTGCAAAAGGTGCCATATTATGTTAATGCTACAATTTGAGTCATCTTTACTATCAGAAGTAAGAAAAAGATATCCATGCTACAACCTTCCTGTAGCAGCCAAGAACCTCCTTAAATACGGAAGTGgctattgaagacttggagaccatCACGTATGGTATGTGCGGGTTTCCTGCTGAATCCGAATGTGAACTCCAGTTGTCTGGGCTGCTATCTGATCCTACATAGCAATAGTAGTGCCCCATTGTGTTATTGATCAAAGCAAAGGAAAGGAGGGGTACAGCAGTACAATGCATTGTAGTATTGTAAAAAATTCATACTATTCACGATAGAAGGAACTAGAAGCAGAAAAGGATAATCAAAGCTTACTGTCTTTCATCATTGAAATTGATCCATCTAGATGCTTCCGTAGACTCGAGAATAGTGGCTGGATTTTGCTAAGATCTTCTGTGCTCTTTTGGCAATGAGCGCGAGTGGATTTTGCTTGAGAATTATTAAAAAATGGCTTGCTTGATGGGTTTACATGATCTAGTTTGTTGTTTAGATCACGTAGAAGATAGAGATATAAAGGCAGCTGAATAATGAAAACAGAAAAATCTCAATAATGACACCATACTTTAGTAGCTATATATTATGTTGTTGAAATCAAATACCTCAGATTCATGATATGGATAAGTTGAATCTTGAAACTGTAAAATAAATAAATGAGAACTTGACCATAAAACTTTAAAAGAATCAAAGAATTAAGTCAAACTGAACAAATGCATACCTCTGAATACTTTAATAAGGATAAACAATTCACATGGAGTGTTCTGAATTTAAATCTTTGCATATCCAGCTGAACTGGTGCTGCCATCAAATCTATATGCCCAAGCTCACCAGGATTATTAGCCTCGCTTTCAACATCCTTCGACGTCATTCCACTTGGCAATGGTCGTGAAGATGCTTTCTTTGTTTCTTGGGTGATCGTTACACCTGCTCTTTTGAAAGCATCCAGTATCGTAGATTGCTTGAGCTTCTCATCAGAATTCAATTTATCTGAAGCTGCTTTGTCCTTGCGGCCCTTTTGTCTTTTGTTGGAAGATGGGCCCTCCATGTTGTCTTCCTCCATTTTCTTCCCAGTGTTGAACTTGCTGCTGCTAGTTGACCCAGAATAATTCCCAAGATATCGCAGCTCAGGTAGAGATAGAGGATAAATTTTAAGAAGGGTGTTTAACAAAATCTCGAGTAATCTGCATTTTTTTCAACAAAAGAAGTCAGGTGCATTTGGCAATCATGTCATAATATTATGAAGGGTGCACTAGACATGATAATCCTAGACATATCTTAAGTCATACATGTTCCTTTTTCTTTATTAAGCTCTCTAACATCTAATGCAAACTGTAATAGAATGTTTCTGTTCAGACTTAAAAATATTTATTGACAAGCACAGATGAAAAAACTTGCCTGACATGCTTGAATCAGAAATTTCAAAGAAACAGTACAAAAATTCACCATCCAATCCCCCATTAATACCCCCCCTGTTCTCCTTTATAAGATGTTTTACACATTTCAGACACGCCCAAAACAGTTCAAAGCGGACTGgctaaaacgtcttataaaaaagaacggagggagtagtatttagtgAAAGGTTGGTTCTTTGATAAATGATGATGAATACAGTACAAGTAGCATGCAATATCTATCCAGGTGTAGTAGATATGGTACTCTCATCACTGTTCAAGCAATACACTCACATTAGATTTCTCAGACGCTTCAAAAGTTTAACTGCTGTCTCATCCCTTACTCTTTGTGACACATTAATAACTCTGGCCGCAACTTGTGTGCTGAAAGCATTAAGCTGCCAATGATGCCACCAATTTCAGATATAGATATCATATAATTTCAAGCGTTTAGTCAGTAAAACCAGAAGATTCAAAACATACCAACTCCCTAATCCAGTTTATCGCAAAGTACAGTGAGTGACACACTGTTTTTTTCTCCAGTGCTGACAAGCTTCCCCATCTAGATTCATCCAGGTTCTGTCCGTTCTCAAATCCAAACCAAGATTAATTATTTTTCAGTCACTGAAGGACATCTCTCTGATAGTATAAAACTACTTTTGGAAGTTTTTATATTATACAGAAGTAGTGACACATTTGCACTAATATATTTGCATTTGTTATGTTTTTCAAAACAACTTTGAACCGTTGACATCTGCAGGTTGATATTTTTTTTATATGAATGGTAGCAATTGATTATATGAAACCAGAATTTGTGATTTACCATTTATTATGAGAAACTATTATAGTATTGTTGATTACATGTAGGCCAGTTCTAGAGAAACTTTTCGTCAGCTCTAAAGAAACTTGCAATTTTTTTGTGGCACCATTCTGTGTGTGTTCTGGCGGAGCAAAGGCAGGTTGCAGAATAATATTTAAGATACATAATGCAACAAAACTAAGACTTAAAAGAATGGTGTTCCTGTATAATTAACAAGTTAGGGGTATCGCTTCAAGTTTCTAGAGAGCAGACTGAGCGGTATAACCTTTGTAGAGGGAAGATGCAAAGGACAGCCAAGGAGTGCATTTATTCCACCAAGTGAGCCTTCACTTCCTGAACGTTCAATCTTCGATATAAACAAGAAAGTTAGTTTGACCATTAAGACATGCTGGATTACAAGGCTATGGCACTTACGGTAGTTAGTAGTAGAAATTGGGAAGGAAGGATCTGCAAGCAGGCTTGAGACCTGGTATGAGCATACATAACAGTATTATAATAGACCAGTATAGGTCATATTCAGACTAGTTAGTAACCAAGTACCAACCAAATAATGACCATTAAGGCCTTAACAGCTAGAATTGTACCTTTGTTGCGAGGTGGACACTAGTGGCAAAATATTTACGCATACTGGGGAGATATTTCCATCCAAGTTCATCCATAATTCCCCTGAAACCAATGTCTTGTCAATTACACTTCTACTTTCATCATGTGTCAAGTAGAAATGTACATAACTGTCAAAGCATCTTGCTAACCTTCAATGCTCTCGCAGAGATATTTTTCTGATAGCTGGCCATCCTCAAGATCAGCAAGAAAAAGGGTATCAAATTCTGCAACATGTTCTCCAACCCTGAAAAGGCCAGTTAGTGAAATGAGCTATCTTACATGAAGAAAAATGGATCGTCTCCTTTTTCCGCATGCAGTAGCAACCATTCTATGCTTACCACTCAATAATTGCAGAATGAAGAACATTGCTCTCAAATAAAGCAGATAATTCATCATAGAGAAGAATTAAGGGCAACGTCACAAATTTGCAGGAGTTAACAGTCATATTTAGCAGTCCCAGGGCCTCCTCACAATTTGGTTGCTGCCAAACAAAACAAATTTATAACTAACAAAGCAACAGCAGTATTTCATGAAGGCGGAAAAGGTAGCTGCCGTGATCTCGGATATTTTAGATGCAAGAAGCACAGCTTGAGACAAAAAAGGGAATCCAGCACCAGGTTAGGTATACAATTTAGGTGTGTGTTCCTAATGCTGATGCTTGCTTCACTTGTATAAAACCATGGTACTACTTTGTCCACTGCTCATGTTATTTTTGAAGCATCTAACTAACAGAGTATTTCTTTAATTATCAGTAGGAAACTCTTACTGTCTAGTAAGTAATGTCATGATTTATATCGTACAAGTATCACTTTCAAATGAACTAGCACAGGACATTAAAAGTTTTTGGCTAATTTTAAAGATAAATAGGTGCTGCTACAGATGCTCCTGTAAATGCTAGCATTTACATACAAATGTATTTTTATATACCCAGGAGGTCAGAAAGTGACAGAATCATTCAGCATGGTTGTTTTAACACGAAAACAACATTTATCTTGAATTTCATCATGACCAAGCAAACCTGAGATGATGAGTAGTTCACAGCAGCATTTGCATCTGCAATAGCTGAAACTATCCTTAAAGCCCCAATTATTCCCATTCTCTTATACTTCATATCTGGATTGCTAACCTACAAAGTGCAAGCAGACACGGAAAACAATAATTGAAAGCCATAAACCCTAAAAAGCCTTCTTGGATGAGCCTAGTCATAAATGTAATCATACCTGTTTTCTCACTACCATAAGAAGTTCATTAGCAACAGAAGAGCCACCTGAACTAGTATTGAAGCCAGCAGCCAGTGCCAATTGACAGAAGATCTCGTAAACCTACTTTTTTCATAACTGATGTTtatgatgagaaaaaaataggagtaaCGGATTAAAAATATTTCGCAAACCTTTCGAAGATTATCTTCATGAAAACTCTCCAGATAATCTAAAATACCTATGTAGTAAAAGTCAATGTAATTCAAATTATTCCTCAGTAGCAAGCACTAAATACATAAGACTTCAGAAATAACAATACCAGTTATATGTGAAGCTATAGGGATGAGTTCCTCAGAGTTGTTGGATGTCAAAGAAATCATAATATCCAAAGCAGAAGAAACTTCGTAACTGATCCCAGAACCTATATGAGTTATCAATGAGCCTACGAGCTGCACAAAATGGTAGGACATTACCAAACAAAGAACAGACAAAATATATAAACAACAGAAAACTGGGTATGAAACATAAGAGAAACTGGTATATGCGCCAAGAAAGTTTAATTGGATGGATTCCCAACAGAAGGATGATAGTCTGCCTAAGCCTTATAGTTTGCAGATAAACGTAGAAAAATTCAGCTACAAACCAATAGCTGTCCAGTCACCACCTCAAATGGTACTACTGCAGCTAATCTGACAAGTGACAACACACAACCTTATCACTCAGATGTTTCATTGGCACAACAGTGGTATTTTGGCAACTACGACAACAATTGCACAGATTACTTTTTGAATTAGTTAATTAGTTCTCAAATGCAAGCCAACTGGTTGAAAACAGTAAAACTATACGAAATAGGAAGCAGTATCAGAATCAGAATTTCTAAACAGCCCTTCCAAGAATTATGTTCATTAGCTGGACTTATGCATATGCATTCAGTAGAGCATGTTCAAGTTTTATTTCACCAAAAAAATGTAAATATATGTGAAATGCAACAAAATTCggtaaacagcctgcctgaaatcCTGAATTATAGGgaaattatttttttcaaaaatcaacaGTGCATACTAACCCAATTTGCCTACATTGGTAAGTTCTTGATTTTCAGTACATTCACGACAGCAAACACAAGTGTTGGCAACAAAGGGGTACCTCTTGCCTGGAGAAAGTATCACTGAATTCTTCAAACAAAGCCGTGAACAAATAGGTAGCAAATTCTCTAGCCTTGTCTTCCTTGCAAGCCAATAGGTAATCGCTCACTGAGAGATATGACATAAAATGGTCCTAGTGCAAGTTTTTATGTCTCAGTCAGCATGGGTAGGCAAACATACGTGCTCACTTGACAGTCATTACGAGATACCGAAGAACTGACCTTTACTAATTCAGTATTTCCATGAATGCATTGGTGAAACAATGTCTCCCGGATATATCCTTGTAAGATCTTGGATTTCAGTATTTTCTCAGCACTTTTCTGCAGAGCACCCCCATTGGCATATATGAGCATGATGAGCCAAACATCAATCACTTTGTGATCCCTTGCATGGTCAACTAATTTCAACTCCTTCAAGAAGGCCTCACAAAGCATCTGCATCAATAAGAAAGCAAATTCCAGTTGAAACTCCAACGTGCAGTGCTGCATTCCGAGATACGGTGTAGATTAAGATaccctacattcttaaaccggaggCCTGATCTCAAGGCATCAAGGATTGCTCCATCAGTGCTAGTTGCTGATGCCTTCCCTTTCAGCTTCTTGCTCCGAGCAGCACGTGGATCCACCACACCAACAAACTTCAGTTGCTCGCGGATCTGCGATATAA
This window harbors:
- the LOC119354506 gene encoding uncharacterized protein LOC119354506 encodes the protein MGAVVTAVIAIAAVVLGWITIEMACKPCLETGRRAMDRALDPNYDPDDSPAANSTAPPTREPLLADLSASAAAPAKAI
- the LOC119354505 gene encoding Fanconi anemia group D2 protein-like isoform X1 → MVFLQRSNPRKRPPPAPTAPGPPPPPPPLATSSVPTPAEPSAVDAAAALLADAGCTLLVPPHLPPSLPSAPTFVPRLTRALAADPAADLPARLLAGLAAFAESPTRLRQLLLPTSPRSQSLARVLLSVPALQPGLLGLLLDKLPEHFDDDALDGVPLQDDVGRLIVAQFRWLDFLVDADTFVTKLVEVLSVAPPRLKKEIIGSIPEIVGDQSHAAVVSALEKLLQEDCQVVVAVLDTLSNLNLDALLQEQAVTVAISCIRTIHADQMPHLLRFLLLSATPANVGRIISQIREQLKFVGVVDPRAARSKKLKGKASATSTDGAILDALRSGLRFKNMLCEAFLKELKLVDHARDHKVIDVWLIMLIYANGGALQKSAEKILKSKILQGYIRETLFHQCIHGNTELVKDHFMSYLSVSDYLLACKEDKAREFATYLFTALFEEFSDTFSRQELVGSLITHIGSGISYEVSSALDIMISLTSNNSEELIPIASHITGILDYLESFHEDNLRKVYEIFCQLALAAGFNTSSGGSSVANELLMVVRKQVSNPDMKYKRMGIIGALRIVSAIADANAAVNYSSSQQPNCEEALGLLNMTVNSCKFVTLPLILLYDELSALFESNVLHSAIIEWVGEHVAEFDTLFLADLEDGQLSEKYLCESIEGELWMNLDGNISPVCVNILPLVSTSQQRSQACLQILPSQFLLLTTIERSGSEGSLGGINALLGCPLHLPSTKNLDESRWGSLSALEKKTVCHSLYFAINWIRELLNAFSTQVAARVINVSQRVRDETAVKLLKRLRNLILLEILLNTLLKIYPLSLPELRYLGNYSGSTSSSKFNTGKKMEEDNMEGPSSNKRQKGRKDKAASDKLNSDEKLKQSTILDAFKRAGVTITQETKKASSRPLPSGMTSKDVESEANNPGELGHIDLMAAPVQLDMQRFKFRTLHVNCLSLLKYSEFQDSTYPYHESELPLYLYLLRDLNNKLDHVNPSSKPFFNNSQAKSTRAHCQKSTEDLSKIQPLFSSLRKHLDGSISMMKDRSDSSPDNWSSHSDSAGNPHIPYVMVSKSSIATSVFKEVLGCYRKLLGTPDLLNQANMSALKELLQTFQPTENFDDDLSEFRPPLVPSNVDYLYCGAFKMFEAIMDAVCLFSHILASDVLITMQSILNSIIMLLEKSGESNGKNMHVGCSKEIIPFVKKQLRLSAHKLLTSDFPNEDTENGWQSKGDLIPRILQIYLRNSESTSVLLDELACSVLPQVASLKSKSTTQELSHGFPTLCSSTFHSWYRVLHEENLGNFNKMVKQALKTTSQSGVGVENVMDDIFKSVKVFVSLTNICKIHEKVAMHAMAVKYGGRFIDAFLKAFNFLETQFGQHGGDIVKMIKELQKATRIIQTICAEAKGYKRTMITSKIPATKRSMERFLFQVKALLEHCSNVERCWIGNLKHKDLHGHVVSSQVYGDVDGDPNDAEQEQMETDPETPADENDNIVDDDETENEATPLDD
- the LOC119354505 gene encoding Fanconi anemia group D2 protein-like isoform X2 → MVFLQRSNPRKRPPPAPTAPGPPPPPPPLATSSVPTPAEPSAVDAAAALLADAGCTLLVPPHLPPSLPSAPTFVPRLTRALAADPAADLPARLLAGLAAFAESPTRLRQLLLPTSPRSQSLARVLLSVPALQPGLLGLLLDKLPEHFDDDALDGVPLQDDVGRLIVAQFRWLDFLVDADTFVTKLVEVLSVAPPRLKKEIIGSIPEIVGDQSHAAVVSALEKLLQEDCQVVVAVLDTLSNLNLDALLQEQAVTVAISCIRTIHADQMPHLLRFLLLSATPANVGRIISQIREQLKFVGVVDPRAARSKKLKGKASATSTDGAILDALRSGLRFKNMLCEAFLKELKLVDHARDHKVIDVWLIMLIYANGGALQKSAEKILKSKILQGYIRETLFHQCIHGNTELVKDHFMSYLSVSDYLLACKEDKAREFATYLFTALFEEFSDTFSRQELVGSLITHIGSGISYEVSSALDIMISLTSNNSEELIPIASHITGILDYLESFHEDNLRKVYEIFCQLALAAGFNTSSGGSSVANELLMVVRKQVSNPDMKYKRMGIIGALRIVSAIADANAAVNYSSSQQPNCEEALGLLNMTVNSCKFVTLPLILLYDELSALFESNVLHSAIIEWVGEHVAEFDTLFLADLEDGQLSEKYLCESIEGELWMNLDGNISPVCVNILPLVSTSQQRSQACLQILPSQFLLLTTIERSGSEGSLGGINALLGCPLHLPSTKNLDESRWGSLSALEKKTVCHSLYFAINWIRELLNAFSTQVAARVINVSQRVRDETAVKLLKRLRNLILLEILLNTLLKIYPLSLPELRYLGNYSGSTSSSKFNTGKKMEEDNMEGPSSNKRQKGRKDKAASDKLNSDEKLKQSTILDAFKRAGVTITQETKKASSRPLPSGMTSKDVESEANNPGELGHIDLMAAPVQLDMQRFKFRTLHVNCLSLLKYSEFQDSTYPYHESELPLYLYLLRDLNNKLDHVNPSSKPFFNNSQAKSTRAHCQKSTEDLSKIQPLFSSLRKHLDGSISMMKDRSDSSPDNWSSHSDSAGNPHIPYVMVSKSSIATSVFKEVLGCYRKLLGTPDLLNQANMSALKELLQTFQPTENFDDDLSEFRPPLVPSNVDYLYCGAFKMFEAIMDAVCLFSHILASDVLITMQSILNSIIMLLEKSGESNGKNMHVGCSKEIIPFVKKQLRLSAHKLLTSDFPNEDTENGWQSKGDLIPRILQIYLRNSESTSVLLDELACSVLPQVASLKSKSTTQELSHGFPTLCSSTFHSWYRVLVKQALKTTSQSGVGVENVMDDIFKSVKVFVSLTNICKIHEKVAMHAMAVKYGGRFIDAFLKAFNFLETQFGQHGGDIVKMIKELQKATRIIQTICAEAKGYKRTMITSKIPATKRSMERFLFQVKALLEHCSNVERCWIGNLKHKDLHGHVVSSQVYGDVDGDPNDAEQEQMETDPETPADENDNIVDDDETENEATPLDD